From Candidatus Poseidoniia archaeon, a single genomic window includes:
- a CDS encoding redox-regulated ATPase YchF yields the protein MKVGLVGKPNAGKSTFFSAATAADAQIGDYPFTTIDSNVGVAHVRRECPCGSLGVECEPHNSPCLGGTRYLPVELVDVAGLVPGAHEGRGMGNQFLDDLRQADVLIQIVDASGSTDLEGNHADGADPMREVEFLAGELHHWLAGIILRNWSRSARAVESGRALEDFLAERLAGLGFSREQVVAALRECDLPANVQAWGDADGLALAQTLQTLGKPIIVAANKADIAPAANLAALAAAGGIPVAADYELALRNAARAGLLEYRPGDIEFALADGASLSDAQRAGLERIAAFISGVGVDGAGTGVQRCLEAAVLERLDLIAAFPVEDETHYADSHGKVLPDGYLLPRGATALALAYKVHSDIGDGFIRAIDCRTKRIIGKDHVLQDGDVVKIVAG from the coding sequence ATGAAGGTCGGGCTGGTCGGCAAGCCCAACGCGGGCAAGTCCACCTTCTTCAGCGCGGCGACGGCGGCCGACGCGCAAATCGGCGACTATCCTTTCACGACCATCGACTCCAACGTCGGCGTCGCGCACGTCCGCCGCGAATGCCCCTGTGGCTCGCTCGGCGTCGAATGCGAGCCGCACAACTCGCCCTGCCTGGGTGGCACGCGCTACCTGCCGGTCGAGCTGGTTGACGTCGCCGGGCTTGTGCCGGGCGCGCACGAGGGGCGGGGGATGGGCAACCAGTTCCTCGACGACCTGCGGCAGGCGGACGTGCTCATCCAGATTGTGGACGCCAGCGGCAGCACCGACCTCGAGGGCAACCACGCCGACGGGGCGGACCCCATGCGCGAGGTCGAATTCCTCGCCGGCGAGCTGCACCACTGGCTCGCCGGAATCATCCTGCGCAACTGGAGCCGCTCGGCGCGCGCGGTCGAGTCGGGCCGCGCGCTCGAGGATTTCCTCGCCGAGCGGCTGGCGGGGCTCGGCTTTTCGCGAGAGCAGGTTGTCGCCGCCCTGCGCGAGTGTGACCTGCCGGCGAACGTGCAGGCGTGGGGCGACGCTGACGGCCTTGCCCTCGCGCAGACGCTGCAAACGCTCGGCAAGCCCATCATCGTTGCGGCCAACAAGGCGGACATCGCGCCGGCCGCGAACTTGGCGGCACTGGCGGCGGCGGGCGGCATCCCGGTCGCCGCCGACTACGAGCTGGCGCTGCGCAACGCCGCCAGGGCTGGCCTTCTTGAATACCGGCCGGGCGACATCGAGTTCGCGCTCGCCGACGGCGCCAGCCTCAGCGACGCGCAGCGCGCTGGGCTCGAGCGCATCGCCGCGTTCATTTCAGGAGTCGGCGTCGATGGGGCCGGCACCGGCGTCCAGCGCTGTCTCGAGGCGGCGGTGCTCGAGCGGCTCGACCTGATTGCCGCCTTCCCGGTCGAGGACGAGACGCACTACGCCGACTCGCACGGCAAGGTGCTCCCGGACGGCTACCTGCTGCCGCGCGGCGCGACCGCGCTGGCCTTGGCGTACAAGGTGCACAGCGACATCGGCGACGGCTTCATCCGCGCCATCGACTGCCGCACGAAGCGTATCATCGGCAAGGACCACGTACTGCAGGACGGAGACGTGGTGAAGATAGTCGCGGGTTGA
- a CDS encoding ATP-binding protein, which translates to MELGRIVGRNVTEAKFRCPYGEYLALGEIVVVEDAETAEPYYLRVFNVTYGAEAAGEDWFERTAGHMLAMDGAEMEYGFADKERRLYKLASASVLGVLRDGRFRRAKGLVAHFSGVRRARDADFEFLPSETLTVGRLRSGDEPLPHRVGLAPDALPYHIGIFATTGMGKSNLLKCFCASALESGQAGLLVLDPHGEYFDGGVPDRRGLTHHPRADRLAVYSSRPLSGNYSQLRLSASEVEVRDLLHLYDFSGPQREALNAARQRYQRNWLVELNERNAEQVSEELHGEFHPGTIGVIKRRLRYLWQFDLLSGDPDVTASEAIIAHLDAGKVVLVDTSNMFETEELLVSMVLARAVFESHKAKYAQPKEFAKLPPVLVTLEESQRLLSETRGNVFAQIAREGRKFRVGLCAVSQQPKLLHSEVLSQFNTLFVMGLADRRDRESLQVSAKQDLSRLDMEIQTLAAGEAILTSPHVPFALPVAVDLYEDYLKALPPPEEQPQRASDDGFF; encoded by the coding sequence ATGGAACTGGGACGAATTGTTGGCCGCAACGTAACCGAGGCAAAATTCCGCTGCCCCTACGGGGAATACCTGGCGCTGGGCGAAATAGTCGTGGTCGAGGACGCCGAGACCGCGGAGCCGTATTACCTGCGGGTCTTCAACGTCACCTACGGCGCCGAGGCGGCGGGTGAGGACTGGTTCGAGCGCACCGCCGGCCACATGCTGGCGATGGATGGCGCCGAGATGGAATACGGCTTCGCCGACAAGGAGCGCCGGCTCTACAAACTGGCGTCCGCGAGCGTGCTGGGGGTGCTGCGCGACGGCAGGTTCCGCCGCGCCAAGGGGCTGGTGGCGCACTTCTCCGGCGTGCGCCGCGCTCGCGACGCCGATTTCGAGTTCCTGCCGTCGGAGACGCTCACCGTCGGGCGGCTGCGCAGCGGCGACGAGCCGCTGCCGCATCGTGTCGGGCTGGCGCCGGATGCGCTGCCCTACCATATCGGCATCTTCGCGACGACCGGCATGGGCAAGTCCAACCTGCTCAAGTGCTTCTGCGCCAGCGCGCTGGAGTCGGGGCAGGCGGGGCTGCTGGTGCTCGACCCGCACGGCGAATACTTCGACGGCGGCGTCCCCGACCGGCGCGGGCTGACGCACCACCCGCGCGCCGACCGGCTGGCGGTCTACTCGTCGCGGCCACTCTCCGGCAACTACAGCCAGCTGCGGCTCTCGGCAAGCGAGGTCGAGGTGCGCGACCTGCTGCACCTGTACGACTTCTCGGGGCCGCAGCGCGAGGCGCTCAACGCGGCACGACAGCGCTACCAGCGCAACTGGCTGGTCGAGCTGAACGAGCGCAACGCCGAGCAGGTCTCCGAGGAATTGCACGGCGAGTTCCACCCCGGGACGATTGGCGTCATCAAGCGGCGGCTGCGCTACCTGTGGCAGTTCGACCTGCTCTCGGGCGACCCCGACGTCACGGCGTCCGAGGCGATAATTGCGCACCTTGACGCCGGGAAGGTGGTGCTCGTCGACACCAGCAACATGTTCGAGACCGAGGAGCTGCTGGTCTCGATGGTGCTGGCGCGCGCGGTCTTCGAGTCGCACAAGGCGAAATACGCGCAGCCGAAGGAGTTCGCCAAGCTGCCGCCGGTGCTGGTGACGCTCGAGGAGTCGCAGCGGCTGCTCTCGGAGACGCGTGGCAACGTCTTCGCGCAGATTGCGCGCGAGGGGCGCAAGTTCCGCGTCGGCCTTTGCGCGGTGAGCCAGCAGCCGAAGCTGCTCCACTCCGAAGTCCTGAGTCAGTTCAACACGCTCTTCGTGATGGGGCTGGCCGACCGGCGCGACCGCGAGTCGCTACAGGTGTCCGCCAAGCAGGACCTGTCGCGGCTCGATATGGAAATTCAGACGCTCGCGGCGGGCGAAGCCATCCTGACGTCACCGCACGTCCCGTTCGCGTTGCCGGTGGCGGTCGACCTTTACGAGGATTATCTCAAGGCACTTCCGCCCCCGGAGGAGCAGCCGCAACGGGCGAGTGATGACGGATTCTTCTGA
- a CDS encoding YggS family pyridoxal phosphate-dependent enzyme, producing the protein MTDSSEIAERLARVRAAVATAAREANRDPAEITLIGVSKRKPLAAIEAAFAAGLRDIGENHADELLEKAAAFAPDGLRYHFIGRLSSRRARKVARQAMLIHTLDSLRLARKLSLIAQEEGREVRALVQVNQGGEATKGGVAPDATAALARAAAALSGLRVVGLMSIPPFDDRPRDWFRQLRQLRDVVAAETGIALPELSMGMSHDFAAAIAEGATLVRVGTAIFGARD; encoded by the coding sequence ATGACGGATTCTTCTGAAATCGCCGAGCGGCTCGCCCGGGTGCGCGCGGCGGTCGCGACCGCCGCGCGCGAGGCAAACCGGGACCCCGCGGAAATAACGCTCATCGGCGTCAGCAAGCGCAAGCCGCTCGCCGCCATCGAGGCGGCGTTCGCCGCTGGCCTGCGCGACATCGGCGAGAACCACGCTGACGAGCTGCTGGAGAAGGCGGCCGCCTTCGCCCCCGACGGGCTGCGCTACCACTTCATTGGCCGGCTCTCGTCGCGTCGCGCGCGTAAGGTCGCTCGCCAGGCGATGCTCATCCACACGCTCGACTCGCTGCGGCTGGCGCGCAAGCTCTCGCTCATCGCGCAGGAAGAGGGGCGTGAAGTTCGCGCGCTGGTGCAGGTGAACCAGGGCGGCGAAGCGACTAAGGGCGGTGTCGCCCCCGACGCGACCGCGGCGCTGGCGCGCGCCGCCGCCGCGCTTTCGGGGCTGCGCGTCGTGGGGCTGATGTCCATACCGCCCTTCGACGACCGGCCGCGCGACTGGTTCCGGCAGCTGAGGCAGCTACGCGACGTGGTCGCCGCGGAAACGGGCATTGCACTACCGGAGCTCTCGATGGGCATGTCGCACGACTTCGCCGCGGCGATTGCCGAGGGGGCGACGCTGGTGCGGGTGGGGACGGCGATTTTTGGTGCGCGCGACTAG
- a CDS encoding Lrp/AsnC family transcriptional regulator translates to MLDRTDSALLAALNADGRASQRELAAAIGVALGTVSNRLRRLHKTGVLRGFLPDIDAEQAGFTLTAVMQMRIAKGQIIAVQASVAEHPRVFGVYDVTGEWDSLVLARFRDRAEMDAFIKSTLSQPHIERTNTSLVLNTVKQEPRVVI, encoded by the coding sequence ATGCTGGACAGGACCGACTCCGCGCTACTGGCAGCGCTGAACGCCGACGGTCGCGCCTCGCAGCGCGAGCTGGCGGCCGCCATTGGCGTTGCGCTGGGGACCGTCAGCAACCGGCTGCGCCGGCTCCACAAGACGGGCGTCCTGCGCGGCTTCCTGCCCGATATTGACGCCGAGCAAGCGGGCTTCACGCTCACCGCCGTGATGCAGATGCGCATCGCCAAGGGGCAGATTATCGCCGTGCAGGCGTCCGTCGCCGAGCATCCGCGCGTCTTCGGCGTCTACGACGTGACGGGTGAGTGGGACTCGCTGGTGCTGGCGCGGTTCCGCGACCGGGCCGAGATGGACGCGTTCATCAAGTCCACACTTTCGCAACCGCACATTGAACGGACGAACACCTCGCTGGTGCTCAACACGGTGAAGCAGGAGCCGCGGGTCGTAATCTAG
- a CDS encoding glutamate synthase-related protein — protein MAMAEPRNEQLEGDAATALSVGYRRYHIDTAPTPDLADLPHRFLVEVNRVELLKLLVQETWEYWGHWDVVAARPCVYGVFSGPVGGFAPRPEHCVGCLRCTIQHPGAVTIRHNPEWQAWGDAYLAPKLVETILSEAALGAVPVKGQGYRGRFGGPGWDRIWTDMSEIVRPTRDGIHGREVISTVVDIGSRPMHLATDGDGERPRCLQLQLPILFDSPPESAQSVEMARLLAHAAEELETLAFLPLPLVREAVAASPAVVPQLRVAELEALAPAPRMVEILDDAPAALALTDAIVCERLPFEPGWREALLASIAAGVRVFHLVADYHGRGDGRFVRDLAMEAHALLVEKGLRDMVTLIGSGGIAAAEHVPKAIICGFDAVALDTPLLAALQAQPDGSVTDAATARFRLPASLDVEWGVQRLKNLSAAWRDQLLEILGAMGLREVRRLRGELGRAMFQRDLEREAFGGIDGYE, from the coding sequence ATGGCGATGGCCGAACCGCGTAATGAGCAACTGGAGGGTGACGCAGCGACCGCTCTGTCGGTCGGCTATCGCCGTTACCATATCGACACCGCGCCGACGCCCGACCTGGCCGACCTGCCGCACCGCTTTCTCGTCGAGGTCAACCGCGTCGAGCTGCTGAAGCTGCTGGTGCAGGAGACGTGGGAATACTGGGGCCACTGGGACGTGGTCGCCGCGCGCCCCTGCGTCTACGGCGTTTTCTCGGGGCCGGTGGGCGGCTTTGCGCCGCGGCCGGAGCATTGCGTCGGCTGCCTGCGCTGCACCATCCAGCACCCCGGGGCGGTCACCATTCGCCACAACCCCGAGTGGCAGGCGTGGGGCGACGCCTATCTGGCGCCGAAGCTGGTCGAAACCATCCTGTCTGAGGCAGCGCTGGGCGCGGTGCCGGTCAAGGGGCAGGGCTATCGCGGGCGGTTCGGCGGCCCAGGCTGGGACCGCATCTGGACAGACATGTCCGAAATCGTGCGGCCGACGCGCGACGGCATCCACGGCCGCGAAGTCATCTCAACCGTCGTCGATATCGGCTCGCGCCCGATGCATCTGGCAACCGACGGCGACGGTGAGCGGCCGCGCTGCCTGCAACTACAGCTTCCCATCCTGTTCGACTCGCCGCCGGAGTCGGCGCAGAGCGTCGAGATGGCGCGACTGCTAGCGCACGCCGCCGAGGAGCTCGAAACGCTGGCGTTCCTGCCGCTGCCGCTGGTGCGTGAGGCGGTCGCCGCTTCGCCGGCGGTCGTCCCGCAGCTGCGCGTCGCGGAGCTCGAGGCGCTGGCGCCGGCACCGCGCATGGTCGAAATCCTGGACGACGCCCCCGCCGCGCTTGCGCTCACCGACGCCATCGTTTGCGAGCGGCTCCCGTTCGAGCCGGGCTGGCGCGAGGCGCTGCTGGCGTCGATTGCCGCCGGCGTGCGCGTCTTCCACCTTGTCGCAGACTACCACGGCCGCGGCGATGGCCGTTTCGTGCGCGACCTGGCGATGGAGGCGCACGCGTTGCTGGTCGAGAAAGGGCTGCGCGACATGGTGACGCTCATCGGCAGCGGTGGTATCGCCGCTGCCGAGCATGTCCCGAAGGCGATTATCTGCGGCTTCGACGCCGTCGCGCTCGACACGCCGTTGCTGGCGGCGCTACAGGCGCAGCCCGATGGCAGCGTTACCGACGCCGCGACGGCGCGCTTCAGGCTTCCCGCGAGCCTGGATGTCGAGTGGGGCGTCCAGCGACTGAAGAATTTGTCGGCAGCGTGGCGCGACCAGCTGCTCGAGATTCTGGGCGCGATGGGGCTGCGCGAGGTGCGGCGGCTGCGCGGGGAGCTCGGCCGCGCGATGTTCCAGCGCGACCTTGAGCGCGAGGCGTTCGGGGGGATTGACGGCTATGAGTAG
- a CDS encoding glutamate synthase-related protein → MSSVPSPQLVEKVTHYLHQGFHDRSHALLEAPPALGDPRWTDELIMATWFQAEHGRPPDDIEYRVGRSGGGFDRLDFKFLPEGEWLAHSDAIGTAIPLNRRDPARQELEIALPVYGGGMSYGSVSEEVMVSRAIAAQELGTLTCTGEGGYPDGLKPYADSVITQIATGLFGVREETIQRAPMVEFKYAQGAKPGLGGHLLGDKSTTTVADMRESVPWVSLFSPFPFHSVYSVEDHRKHIDWAMTMNPDAIISVKVSTPIDVDMVAVGSYYAGAHVFHIDGSYGGTGAAPEIAKKNIAMPIELAIPKVHRHLEQEGIRDQITLIASGGVRTAWDIAKAIALGADGCVLGTSELIAMGCTRCSNCERGRGCPFGLTTTDPELKEWVHPDWGAMRVGNLYISFQWQLRDILRRLGLTTISDLRGRRDLLRYIPEEFEA, encoded by the coding sequence ATGAGTAGCGTCCCGAGCCCGCAGCTAGTCGAGAAGGTCACCCACTACCTGCACCAGGGCTTCCACGACCGCTCGCACGCGCTGCTCGAAGCCCCACCTGCTCTGGGCGACCCGCGCTGGACCGACGAGCTGATTATGGCGACCTGGTTCCAGGCCGAGCACGGCCGCCCGCCAGATGACATCGAGTATCGTGTCGGTCGCTCGGGAGGCGGTTTTGACAGGCTCGACTTCAAGTTTCTTCCCGAGGGCGAATGGCTTGCGCACAGCGATGCCATTGGCACCGCCATTCCGCTGAACCGGCGCGACCCGGCGCGACAGGAGCTTGAGATCGCTCTGCCGGTCTACGGCGGTGGGATGTCCTACGGCTCGGTCTCCGAGGAGGTGATGGTCTCCCGAGCTATTGCCGCCCAGGAATTGGGCACGCTCACCTGCACCGGTGAGGGAGGCTATCCCGACGGGCTGAAGCCCTACGCCGACAGCGTCATCACCCAGATTGCGACCGGCCTTTTCGGCGTGCGCGAGGAGACCATCCAGCGCGCGCCGATGGTCGAGTTCAAGTACGCGCAGGGCGCGAAACCCGGCCTTGGGGGGCACCTGCTGGGCGATAAGTCCACCACCACCGTGGCAGACATGCGTGAGTCCGTTCCGTGGGTATCGCTCTTCTCTCCCTTTCCTTTTCATTCGGTCTATTCCGTCGAAGACCATCGCAAGCATATCGACTGGGCCATGACCATGAATCCCGACGCAATAATCTCTGTAAAGGTCTCAACACCGATTGACGTTGACATGGTTGCTGTTGGTTCCTACTACGCCGGTGCGCATGTTTTCCACATAGATGGCAGCTATGGAGGAACTGGCGCAGCTCCAGAAATTGCGAAAAAGAACATTGCGATGCCCATTGAGCTTGCCATACCGAAGGTGCACCGGCACCTTGAGCAGGAAGGCATTCGTGACCAAATTACACTGATTGCTAGCGGTGGAGTGCGTACGGCTTGGGATATCGCCAAAGCCATTGCCCTTGGGGCTGACGGTTGTGTTCTCGGCACGTCAGAACTCATCGCAATGGGATGCACACGTTGTTCCAACTGTGAACGGGGCCGTGGCTGTCCTTTTGGACTTACGACCACTGATCCGGAACTGAAGGAGTGGGTGCACCCCGACTGGGGCGCCATGCGGGTCGGCAATCTCTACATTTCGTTCCAGTGGCAGCTGCGTGACATCCTTCGCAGACTCGGACTGACCACAATCTCTGATTTGCGCGGCCGTCGAGATCTACTGCGCTACATCCCGGAGGAGTTCGAGGCGTGA
- a CDS encoding glutamate synthase: MLQSLEQMRNRGNGKGGGIAAVGLDSEQLGVDRGTLEQDYLLAVAYLDASVRKEVELFVKNAYEIDHVHEFPVSEDWDSIEGLEVRPPDVAAYFVRPRAGMLATFAEAVELPHGLPPTERELADEYVFQTSFRLNTHFYAGDRGTQAFVLSHGRNLLVLKMVGYGDDVIRCYQLENLSAHVWIGHHRYPTKGKVWHPGGAHPFVGLNEALVHNGDFANYEAVCDYLAQRGLRPLFQTDTEVSVQVFDLHHRLYGYPLEWVIESLAPTTERDFTLLPPDRQELYDQLQATHIHGSPDGPWFFIIAQSVPEAWRLIGITDTSMLRPQVFALQEGEAQIAFAASEKQVIDAALESLSEADNRFWPRADRYWNARGGSHTDGGAFIFSVVPDGDRFRLQCTNKFGERITLGDAPQPHTLASHPASEAGVAADAPAAEAFAAFRQAVLQWGYGELRGFLHEVEKRLRGEAIALLTLLLDRRYPTGELRRSSLLALVDESLERLLGAVADAECDAYCAGRGAPDGRTAVLDARGFDIEGPKSLAIAVADMMRGGWRRFLVYGCHGHRFIANAFGPDSGDICIDVYGSSGDYLGSGMDGARVVVHGNGQDQLGQILKSGELVVHGDVGQTFMYGAKGGHVFVQGNAAGRPLINSVGRPRVVINGTCLDYLAESFMAGDPLNDGGFVILNGLEWDDDGELRELPTPYPGGNLFSLASGGAIYVRDPHQRVTADQLNGGDFAPFTSADWAVVEPLLRQNEREFGLPVARLLEVNGQPRRPGEVYRRIQPAATKALQAEEVWVAHAQNG, from the coding sequence ATGCTACAATCGCTTGAACAGATGCGCAATCGCGGTAACGGAAAAGGTGGTGGCATCGCTGCAGTGGGTCTTGATTCAGAACAGCTGGGTGTTGACAGAGGGACACTGGAGCAGGACTACCTGCTCGCTGTGGCATACCTTGATGCTTCTGTCCGCAAGGAAGTGGAGTTGTTTGTCAAGAATGCCTACGAGATAGACCATGTCCATGAATTCCCTGTCAGCGAAGACTGGGACAGTATCGAGGGACTCGAGGTACGGCCACCAGATGTGGCAGCCTATTTCGTGCGCCCTCGTGCCGGGATGCTGGCTACTTTCGCCGAGGCCGTCGAGTTGCCGCACGGACTTCCGCCAACAGAGCGTGAGTTAGCTGACGAGTACGTATTCCAGACATCTTTCCGGCTCAACACTCATTTCTATGCGGGTGACCGTGGAACACAGGCTTTCGTCCTGAGTCATGGTCGTAACCTCCTAGTCCTGAAGATGGTCGGTTATGGGGACGACGTCATTCGATGCTACCAGCTTGAGAATCTGAGTGCACATGTCTGGATTGGCCACCACCGCTACCCCACAAAGGGCAAGGTGTGGCACCCCGGCGGGGCACACCCCTTCGTTGGGTTGAACGAGGCGCTGGTCCACAATGGCGACTTCGCCAATTACGAGGCGGTCTGCGACTATCTCGCGCAGCGCGGACTGCGACCGCTGTTCCAGACTGACACCGAGGTTTCGGTGCAAGTCTTCGACCTGCACCACCGGCTCTACGGTTACCCGCTCGAGTGGGTCATCGAGTCGCTGGCGCCGACGACCGAGCGCGACTTCACGCTGCTGCCGCCCGACCGGCAGGAGCTCTACGACCAGCTGCAGGCGACCCACATCCACGGTTCGCCCGACGGGCCGTGGTTCTTCATAATCGCGCAGTCCGTGCCGGAAGCGTGGCGACTCATCGGCATCACCGACACCAGCATGTTGCGCCCGCAGGTTTTCGCGCTACAGGAGGGCGAGGCGCAGATTGCCTTTGCCGCATCCGAGAAACAGGTAATCGACGCCGCGCTCGAGTCGCTCTCGGAAGCCGATAACCGCTTCTGGCCGCGCGCCGACCGCTACTGGAACGCGCGCGGCGGGTCGCACACCGACGGCGGCGCGTTCATCTTTTCGGTCGTCCCCGACGGCGACCGCTTCCGATTGCAGTGCACCAACAAGTTCGGCGAGCGCATCACTCTCGGTGATGCGCCGCAGCCGCACACGCTCGCGTCGCACCCAGCGAGCGAGGCTGGCGTCGCCGCCGACGCGCCGGCCGCGGAGGCGTTCGCCGCCTTCCGGCAAGCCGTTCTGCAGTGGGGCTACGGCGAGCTGCGCGGCTTCCTGCACGAAGTCGAAAAACGGCTGCGAGGCGAAGCAATCGCGCTGCTGACGCTTCTGCTCGACCGGCGTTACCCGACCGGCGAGCTGCGCCGCAGCTCGCTGCTGGCGCTCGTCGATGAGTCGCTCGAGCGGCTGCTCGGTGCGGTCGCTGACGCCGAGTGCGACGCATACTGCGCTGGTCGCGGCGCCCCGGACGGCCGCACAGCCGTGCTCGACGCCCGCGGCTTCGACATCGAAGGCCCCAAGTCGCTGGCAATTGCGGTCGCCGACATGATGCGCGGCGGCTGGCGCCGTTTCCTGGTTTACGGCTGCCACGGCCACCGCTTCATCGCCAACGCCTTCGGCCCCGACAGCGGCGACATCTGCATTGACGTCTACGGCTCGTCTGGCGACTACCTTGGCTCGGGGATGGACGGCGCACGCGTCGTGGTGCACGGTAACGGACAGGACCAACTGGGACAGATTCTGAAGTCGGGTGAGCTGGTAGTCCACGGTGATGTCGGCCAGACATTCATGTACGGTGCCAAGGGCGGCCACGTCTTTGTTCAGGGCAACGCCGCCGGCCGTCCGCTGATTAACTCGGTCGGCCGCCCGCGCGTAGTCATCAACGGCACCTGTCTCGACTACCTGGCGGAGTCGTTCATGGCGGGCGACCCGCTCAACGACGGCGGTTTCGTCATCCTGAACGGCCTTGAGTGGGATGACGACGGCGAGCTGCGCGAGCTGCCGACGCCCTACCCGGGCGGCAACCTGTTTTCGCTGGCGTCGGGCGGCGCTATCTACGTCCGTGACCCGCACCAGCGCGTCACCGCCGACCAGCTCAACGGTGGCGACTTTGCGCCGTTCACCAGCGCCGACTGGGCAGTGGTTGAGCCGCTGCTGCGGCAGAACGAGCGCGAGTTCGGCCTGCCGGTCGCGCGGCTGCTCGAGGTCAACGGGCAGCCGCGCCGGCCGGGCGAGGTCTACCGCCGCATTCAGCCCGCCGCAACCAAGGCGCTACAGGCCGAAGAGGTGTGGGTCGCGCACGCCCAGAATGGCTGA